In Panulirus ornatus isolate Po-2019 chromosome 66, ASM3632096v1, whole genome shotgun sequence, the DNA window tcttctgctctctcaaccacactctttttatttccacacatctctcttacccttacattacttactcgatcaaaccacctcacaccaaacattgtcctcaaacatctcatttccagcacatccaccctcctgcgcacaactctatccatagcccacgcctcacaaccatacaacattgctggaaccactattccttcaaacatacccatttttgctttccgagatcatgttctcgacttccacacattcttcaaggctcccaggattttcgccccctcccccaccctatgattcacttccgcttccatggttccatccgctgccagatccactcccagatatctaaaacactttacttcctccagtttttctccattcaaacttaccgcccaattgacttgaccctcaaccctactgtacctaataaccttactcttattcacatttactcttaactttcttatttcacacactttaccaaactcagtcaccagcttctgcagtttctcacataaatcagccaccagcactgtatcatcagcgaacaacaactgactcactttccaagctctctcatccacaacagacttcatacttgcccctctttccaaaactcttgcatttacctccctaacaaccccatccataaacaaattaaacaaccatggagacatcacacatccctgccgcaaacctacattcactgagaaccaatcactttcctctcttcctacacgtacacatgccttacatcctcgataaaaacttttcactgcttctaacaacttgcctcccacaccatatattcttaatagcttccacagagcatctctatcaactctatcatatgccttctccagatccataaatgataaatacaaatccatttgcttttctaagtatttctcacatacattcttcaaagcaaacacctgatccacacatcctctaccacttctgaaaccacactgctcttccccaatctgatgctctgtacatgccttcaccctctcaatcaatacactcccatataatttaccaggaatactcaacaaacttatacctctgtaatttgagcactcactcttatcccctttgccttgtacaatggcactatgtacgcattccgccaatcctcaggcaccttaccatgagtcatacatacattaaataaccttaccaaccagtcaacaatacagtcacccccttttttaatagattccactgcaaaaccatccaaacctgctgccttgccggctttcatcttacgcaaagcttttactacctcttctctgtttaccaaatcattttccctaaccctctcactttgcacaccaccttgaccaaaacaccctatatctgccactctatcatctaacacattcaacaaaccttcaaaatactcactccatctccttctcacatcaccactacttgttatcacctcccctatatatacatattcatttcatttttattttgctatgtcgctgtctcccatgtttgcgaggtagcgcaaggaaacagacgaaagaaatggcccaacccacccccatacacatgtatatacatacacgtccacacacgcaaatatacatacctatacatctcaatgtacacatatatatacacacacagacatatacatatatacataattcatactgtctgcctttattcccatcgccaccttgccacacatggaataacatccccctcccccctcatgtgtgcgaggtagcgctaggagaagacaacgaagggccccattcgttcacactaagcacccagctgccacgtaataatgcctgaaaccacagctccccctccacatccaggccccacagaactttccatggtttaccccagacgcttcacatgccctgatccaatccattgacagcacgtcgaccccggtataccacatcgatccaattcactctattccttgcacgcctttcaccctcctgcatgttcaggccccgatcactcaaaatgtttttcactccatctttctatctccaatttggtctcccacttctccttgttccctccaactctgacacatatattcctcactcattctctccatgcaaacacaccatttcaagacacccttttctgctctctcaaccacactctttttattaccacacatctctcttactctattgttacttactcgatatatatatattttctttttctttcatactattcgccatctcccgcgatagcgaggtagcgttaagaacagaggactgggcctttgagggaatatcctcacctggcccccttctctgttccttcttttttgggaaaaaaaaaaaaaaaaaaaaaaaaaaaactgatattcACTAGGTTAAAAAGAAAACCAAATTTGGGAGTTAAGAGGTTAATCATATAACAGGGGGATCATTTCAATGATATTCTCAGCTTTTGCAATGACTCCAGATTTAAATCATTTACTTTGAACCTCTAAGTAAGTTTGTGCAAATAGACTTGCACTCTTGTGACATCATACCCAACAACATGCTCATATCTGGGCAAATACACAAGTACCTATCCACTCAAattcacaaaatacacacacaaatgcttGCACACATACAACCTAAAATGGACATAAGTCCACATGTATATTCCACTTCCAACCCCccataaaaaaaggggaaagggaaaacttCCCCAGGCAACTAAAACCATGCATCCACAAAATACTGCCTCCATACCATAAATGCCTTCTCTTATAGACACAAGTATTGTTCACAAAAACCATAAACAAAACAGCCCAAGTCATCTAATATTTCACTTTTTCAAACTCCCTTAATTCACCCTCTCCATCTTGCCTGGTGCCTATTTTCACTCAAGTGACTTGAAGCTTTGTTGTCACTTCTCCACTTTTTCTATAAATCTTCATAATACATCATACCCTGCTTCATAAAAAACTTTCATATACATCATCCAATCACTTTTCTTCCTTACTACTGACTGCTCTCCAGTTGCCAAATCCATATCTTATTAAGGAAGAGGAAAGTAATGTCTGAAGTGCTTATGTCCTAGTTATCATAGTCACAATACTAAGTTTTGCTACAATTCATCACAGCAGGGTTTCACTTAATACAAATCATCTAAATTAAGTGATTCAGAAATTTTTCTTTCCTAACTGATGCAACATGGTATCTgcctttcatattttttcatcactcatcctcctaAACTTGATGAACACATATAACATTTTCTGACACACTTCCAGTCAATCCATCCAAAGTTATGCTATATTTCCTAAATCAAATATGAATAGGACTTTAAGTGCAATTCATGATAAATCATCTTATATGCCAtcctgaaatcatgtctttccgTACGCATTTTAGATTATCTTTCTACTTCATTATCTGTACAGAGCAACATTCCTAATTTCTAATTACTTCCAAGATCTTTCATCATAAAACTTAACAATTATTAATTTTTTCAACTAAATAACTGCATATACAAAATAATGATCCTAATACATTCTCGTCTTCAAATTGCATTATATGAAAAAGTGAATAGCAACTTTTCtatcacaccatatacccttattTATATACTTCATCAGACCACATCACCTTATTGTGTAGGAATTACATATCCACCCTACTGCAAGTCCTTTCTACTTCATTTATGATGTTTAAATTCTTTTGTTCCGGTATTCTGTCATCCAGCAAACTCATACCACTCACCCTTCCATCATATCtaacaatacatacattaaaaattctgtctctctctctattgtgtgtgtgtgtgtgtgtgtgtgtgtgtgtgtgtgtgtgtgtgtgtgtgtgtacacagtataTATAACAAATCATATAAAAATACCAAGATGCCTCAAGTATAATGGTATGGTACACTTGTTTGCTTCCTGTTAGTACATTCAACTATAAAATGCTTCGATTGGAACACTCACCATTGCTGGGTCTCCTGTTGGgggcatggttccatccgtgtgGGGTAACATTACTTCAGGAAAATTGGGGGGGTTTTCCGACCCCATTGAggagtctccccctcccccatccccttctaCACCCCAGTCCCCTTCTTCATCTTCACCAAGGTCTACCACGTCTTCTTGTTTTATTTCCTGAAGAATTACAATGCAGATTAAAATACTAAACTTATCAATAATCtgcttaaaaaataaaaaaaaagccacaACAGCAATATTCAACATCAGTTACAAGCAAAGTAAAACTGAATAAGAACTTACAAATTCTGGTTCTTCTTTTGACTGCTGAGGTTTCTGGATCCCCGAGGGTCCAGGGGAGGGTTCTTCTCCAGTATGACTGGTGGTTAGTTGGTCTGTATGGGACGTGGTTTCACCAGTGTTACCTTGAGGTTGACTGCTGCCTTGTTTGGAACTAAGACTAGGTGTTGTGCTTGAATTATGTTCACTGAGTCCACTAACACCACTTTGAATACTTGTTCTACTATCTTCATCTAAAGTAGCTTCCACTGGGGGCATACTAACTTGAGAAGTTCCAGCAGAAGGGGCTGGGGGTAATGGGGAACGAGATCTGGATACTGAAGATGCAGTTGGGGTGTGAGAAGATACTGGATGGGAAACTGGAGGCTGGGATGGTGATGAATGAGGTGGAGATCTTTCTCTTGGTCTCGGTCTCTTAGATGGGGGACTAAGGTGATCTAGTTGTGTTctgctttctcttttttctctttctctatcacGTTCTCTTTTCGGAGCAGGTGGGTCATCAGGCACtgctaaacctttaatttgtagtCCTTCCGCAGTTTTGATCAAAGATCCTAGACTAGACTGAGGAACATTCACTTCACCATTATACATGAAGTCTAAAAGTGCTTCAAGATCACGAGAAGTCACATCTTTCATAAAAACTATTGGATGTTTACTTGGGTTCTTTGTAAACATCTGTTTGAAATAATCACTACAGGTACTGAGAACAAATTTATGTGCTGCATAGAGCTTCCCACCACAGGCCAAGGTGGCATCCACAAAAATTTCCTGcaacaaagaaaaagatgaaattaaACACAGTACGACTCCTATCCCCTAACTAAACTAACCTCATATGCCTCTCTTCTCATGCTATATGCCCCCTTATAATCCCCCTCAATCAAacttcctttccttccccttctctccaGTCTTACCATAAATTCATGTCTACCTATCCTTTGCAGTAGTCTTATAGAGTAATCAGACACTAGTCAGAAAAAAATAAGTTGATTTCCAATGGACTAGCAATTCAAGAGCACTATTCCCATGCAATTACTGCAAATCCTAAGCTCCCTTCCTCTACTCCTCTTTATTTCCCCATATTCTTAAGAACACAACTTCCCACAGCACTTCACTTTCAAGTATTCATTAAGTCAAATGCAATACACTTCAAAGGATCTGTGAGAGTTGAAAAGCATTGCTGTTatcctattcaaacttacatatatTTCCATTCCATTTACCCcaaatacaagaaatatatatatatgtattagataggggattaagaatacttcccacgtattccctgcgtgtcgtagaaggcgactaaaaggggagggagcggggggctggaaatcctcccctctcgtttttttttaattttccaaaagaaggaacagagaattgggccaggtgagggtattccctcaaagacccagtcctctgttcttaatgctacctcgctaacgcgggaaatggcgaatagtttaaaagaaagaaaaaagtattagaAATACTGCTAACTTTGTATTTCATCAATACAATCCCTGACATATATCTTTGTTTTATTCCATTCAACAACTATTACACCATCTTTCAAAAATaattatttacatcttttctatgAAGTGTCACACTTAATTTCATGCCATGActtgttctatctttgcatcttacGAAGAACTCTTCAAAGTTTATTTCCAACTGGCTAAaaacaaaggttgtgatcaagccatcccttccttctttctcacaGCAGACAAACTCAGGGCCTCCATTTTTCACTATAACTAGGCTCTCTTAATTTTGTTACAGGTATAAGATCACATATCCAGCATGCCTGGGACCATGAAATTGTTGGATTTTCGAAGTTTCTGATTCTGGAGAAATATTTGAGGGCTAgcatgaaacaggtaaatcagtaCACACAATCTAGAAGGGTGTAAGGTGTATGAGCGAGTGTGTAAAGAGGAAACTGAGCggatccaggtgaaggtgggtcagtggcaggagtatgtgatatcaccatggctgtcttAATATATTTAAGGATGGGCTGGCCACagtaacagagtctccataactaaagaactctagtgctacctcttagcctttatgcatctcccttaacaggccactggcagagggcaagtctagcaaaATGTTTGCAGAggttactacctaatgttcctaatgactacttctatctaatgctccaacctactacttctacctgatgcttcTACTTAATAATCCTGCCTTTATGTTCCAACCTTCCACTTCTACCTACAGCTCCTACCATTCTGCAAAAAAGGCTGgattagcacatagtgctcaccacaggaaaactaaagttatgaagaatgaggtgggtgggtcaaaggagcacaacttgacaaccactaaagtgctggctcactaagcagatgtcactaaccctcctgatacccaaacTGGCAatgctggtaatatacctccctggtcacttgatgcctacctactactaccttgGATTAATAACGTCTaatgacctaaccttcagcaaacataacaaaacaaTGATTGCCTCATGCAGAGGGATAATAAGATGGgtcttctctaaaaaaaaaaaaaaaaaaaaaaaaaaaaaaaaaaaaaaaatactgaaggaCCTAATTCTTTCATGAACTCAATATTGCTGTACTCCAACATTACCACTACAAGACAGGCAAAACTGGGATATTAGAGATCTTTTACAGCCCAaatcagtatgataaagaaactAAACTACAGGGAATGTCTGATATCTCTGTGAGGCTGTATTCTTTGGAGCACAGGAGGGAGAGATATATCATCATTCATATTTGAAAATCTCTTAAAAATCCAAGAAAGTATGGTTCCCATCTTATATTTTGAAATAACATACTACTGGCACAACAAGcatggaaacttttttttctagAATACTAACTCTGATATCCAAAGGtgtgatacgaaaaaaaaaaaaaaaaaaaaaagagaagacctTAAACATGCGTGGCCcacgactcttcaacaccttgtctCCTGTCATAATAAAGAGAATGGGATGCACAATTGTGAAGTTTAAGAGtgtactggacaagtacctaaAAAGTGTACCATACCAGCCAGGTTGATGGGGATAAATGAGCCTACTGGCTATGGGATGCACAGTAAGTTTAAGAATGCTCTGAACAAGTACCTTCAAAGTGTACCACAACAAGCTTTGGggatatgtgggcctgagggttgcggcttccaacagcttggtggaACAACGACTAAATCTAACAGGCCAGGGCCAACCCAAGCTATAAGCCATGAAACTAAAAAATAACAGGTAAAACCCTTAGCAATAACAGCCTCTTGGGAAAAAAAACTTAAAATACACTTCTCACCCCTGAAGATTTCACCAGGTACCCAACagaagggaggatgtgttggaaaagtaatgtttaaggacaatatatggtgtgtagTGGTTTGATTATGTAATATGACAGTGCAAGAGGTGTGGCAAttagaaaagtgtggttgagaaagatgaagagggtgtactaaaatggtgtggacatatggagagaatgaataagaggTTGGCAAAAACGATACATGGGTCTGAAAGCggaggggataaggagaagggggagacaaaattggagatggaagggtgaaatgaagaatatttggagtGGTTGGGGGCCAGAAAATGCAGGAGCGTGAACTGGTTACTACATGCTTTTCGTGGTAACCTATTCATTATTACAAGCTACTAAAGCCTAAAATTTTTCTATATACTCATCAGTCTATGTGAAAAGGTCTAAGATACCTGTACGTACAAGATCTGCACACTCTCGTAATAATTTGTGAtgcaatgaaataaaaaaataacaaataaagcCCTTAGTATCAATAGTTGTTTGAGACAAAAACCCTTCCAATACACATTTCACA includes these proteins:
- the LOC139746704 gene encoding uncharacterized protein isoform X2; the protein is MRISRLLTKAPLSSDQSGARSSSGISRERSAVNTRCCGNYNVLSYFVILMCGKMAEELLSLKWNNHQAHFVDILTFLREQEIFVDATLACGGKLYAAHKFVLSTCSDYFKQMFTKNPSKHPIVFMKDVTSRDLEALLDFMYNGEVNVPQSSLGSLIKTAEGLQIKGLAVPDDPPAPKRERDREREKRESRTQLDHLSPPSKRPRPRERSPPHSSPSQPPVSHPVSSHTPTASSVSRSRSPLPPAPSAGTSQVSMPPVEATLDEDSRTSIQSGVSGLSEHNSSTTPSLSSKQGSSQPQGNTGETTSHTDQLTTSHTGEEPSPGPSGIQKPQQSKEEPEFEIKQEDVVDLGEDEEGDWGVEGDGGGGDSSMGSENPPNFPEVMLPHTDGTMPPTGDPAMGGPVAGAGMAHDHTQHNSQGIGGVGHYISLCRDDRLQAGQLKSTWTEIQYETIPISSNSLLMHTGQQRTQLMTMNEWVCPLCLKILLTERSYKRHLDYHRQASNPQHRCTQCGKRFTFAADLQKHLRTHTGEKPFKCSRCPYRTGDRSHLARHVRAPHPNDETECQEQEQAQHIFDTVKEKK
- the LOC139746704 gene encoding uncharacterized protein isoform X13 — encoded protein: MRISRLLTKAPLSSDQSGARSSSGISRERSAVNTRCCGNYNVLSYFVILMCGKMAEELLSLKWNNHQAHFVDILTFLREQEIFVDATLACGGKLYAAHKFVLSTCSDYFKQMFTKNPSKHPIVFMKDVTSRDLEALLDFMYNGEVNVPQSSLGSLIKTAEGLQIKGLAVPDDPPAPKRERDREREKRESRTQLDHLSPPSKRPRPRERSPPHSSPSQPPVSHPVSSHTPTASSVSRSRSPLPPAPSAGTSQVSMPPVEATLDEDSRTSIQSGVSGLSEHNSSTTPSLSSKQGSSQPQGNTGETTSHTDQLTTSHTGEEPSPGPSGIQKPQQSKEEPEFEIKQEDVVDLGEDEEGDWGVEGDGGGGDSSMGSENPPNFPEVMLPHTDGTMPPTGDPAMGRAGLDAALIVTGGRSHRGSYDTRRPHHCSFCGKRFLNTSHLRDHLRLHTGERPFTCHTCGRSFVQRQHLRQHERAAKCVAPVCFTCNQTFSNRDALTLHMRLHLLPPTTTNSTTTTFSSPQ
- the LOC139746704 gene encoding uncharacterized protein isoform X9, with amino-acid sequence MRISRLLTKAPLSSDQSGARSSSGISRERSAVNTRCCGNYNVLSYFVILMCGKMAEELLSLKWNNHQAHFVDILTFLREQEIFVDATLACGGKLYAAHKFVLSTCSDYFKQMFTKNPSKHPIVFMKDVTSRDLEALLDFMYNGEVNVPQSSLGSLIKTAEGLQIKGLAVPDDPPAPKRERDREREKRESRTQLDHLSPPSKRPRPRERSPPHSSPSQPPVSHPVSSHTPTASSVSRSRSPLPPAPSAGTSQVSMPPVEATLDEDSRTSIQSGVSGLSEHNSSTTPSLSSKQGSSQPQGNTGETTSHTDQLTTSHTGEEPSPGPSGIQKPQQSKEEPEFEIKQEDVVDLGEDEEGDWGVEGDGGGGDSSMGSENPPNFPEVMLPHTDGTMPPTGDPAMGVMVQAKDILGLSPFQDNMGRVPDDSLSHRMRVLTSNIAEGGGWAVDRECASKVSYGPSWGDTRINAEHVGTEERPFPCPYCSLSFKRRYTLQEHVRIHMGSRPYACRSCGKTFTQRSSLLKHVRVRVCQKHILQK
- the LOC139746704 gene encoding uncharacterized protein isoform X19; translated protein: MRISRLLTKAPLSSDQSGARSSSGISRERSAVNTRCCGNYNVLSYFVILMCGKMAEELLSLKWNNHQAHFVDILTFLREQEIFVDATLACGGKLYAAHKFVLSTCSDYFKQMFTKNPSKHPIVFMKDVTSRDLEALLDFMYNGEVNVPQSSLGSLIKTAEGLQIKGLAVPDDPPAPKRERDREREKRESRTQLDHLSPPSKRPRPRERSPPHSSPSQPPVSHPVSSHTPTASSVSRSRSPLPPAPSAGTSQVSMPPVEATLDEDSRTSIQSGVSGLSEHNSSTTPSLSSKQGSSQPQGNTGETTSHTDQLTTSHTGEEPSPGPSGIQKPQQSKEEPEFEIKQEDVVDLGEDEEGDWGVEGDGGGGDSSMGSENPPNFPEVMLPHTDGTMPPTGDPAMGMAGLFTDMLLGVDGGGRRAWAGAWEDARQVIRVAEDLRRSSPRTSCHICGSTVSRANLRRHIRTHTGEKLYGCPQCNYRTGDRSNLRRHHSSVHPDQPALQL
- the LOC139746704 gene encoding uncharacterized protein isoform X4, producing the protein MRISRLLTKAPLSSDQSGARSSSGISRERSAVNTRCCGNYNVLSYFVILMCGKMAEELLSLKWNNHQAHFVDILTFLREQEIFVDATLACGGKLYAAHKFVLSTCSDYFKQMFTKNPSKHPIVFMKDVTSRDLEALLDFMYNGEVNVPQSSLGSLIKTAEGLQIKGLAVPDDPPAPKRERDREREKRESRTQLDHLSPPSKRPRPRERSPPHSSPSQPPVSHPVSSHTPTASSVSRSRSPLPPAPSAGTSQVSMPPVEATLDEDSRTSIQSGVSGLSEHNSSTTPSLSSKQGSSQPQGNTGETTSHTDQLTTSHTGEEPSPGPSGIQKPQQSKEEPEFEIKQEDVVDLGEDEEGDWGVEGDGGGGDSSMGSENPPNFPEVMLPHTDGTMPPTGDPAMSVGDSLLGTRRNLKRDPDLTSPTILGLESHLTSNLLRVDTTTVTTGGLYHALVDTAGSCITGSRPDMKSHMSLNPLGTCARSDFKSSSLNPLVAAATVAGLDDNVERPYPCHFCDARFKKKQHLQNHERIHTGEKYVCTLCGQAFSRMHILKHHLEKKHADPPNPVYHLDP
- the LOC139746704 gene encoding uncharacterized protein isoform X1, with the translated sequence MRISRLLTKAPLSSDQSGARSSSGISRERSAVNTRCCGNYNVLSYFVILMCGKMAEELLSLKWNNHQAHFVDILTFLREQEIFVDATLACGGKLYAAHKFVLSTCSDYFKQMFTKNPSKHPIVFMKDVTSRDLEALLDFMYNGEVNVPQSSLGSLIKTAEGLQIKGLAVPDDPPAPKRERDREREKRESRTQLDHLSPPSKRPRPRERSPPHSSPSQPPVSHPVSSHTPTASSVSRSRSPLPPAPSAGTSQVSMPPVEATLDEDSRTSIQSGVSGLSEHNSSTTPSLSSKQGSSQPQGNTGETTSHTDQLTTSHTGEEPSPGPSGIQKPQQSKEEPEFEIKQEDVVDLGEDEEGDWGVEGDGGGGDSSMGSENPPNFPEVMLPHTDGTMPPTGDPAMSVLYDSLTNLHSSFGFGTLTTHTTSAADPIRPYVCHTCGKRFKLNHHLKQHSRIHTGERPFACNLCGKTFTQQSSYHYHIKKKLCGSINMKTDITPLIMNQSLVTLASGIPSNASLQTGIDTGIGISSGIQSDLAKPNVSLTNMNMTGPSVTNPSGIHCNLVMPSGMQPDLLEVNVSMPNVIEPNVALVTSTDSSMDMPSPEVFQPNVSQS
- the LOC139746704 gene encoding uncharacterized protein isoform X6, with the translated sequence MRISRLLTKAPLSSDQSGARSSSGISRERSAVNTRCCGNYNVLSYFVILMCGKMAEELLSLKWNNHQAHFVDILTFLREQEIFVDATLACGGKLYAAHKFVLSTCSDYFKQMFTKNPSKHPIVFMKDVTSRDLEALLDFMYNGEVNVPQSSLGSLIKTAEGLQIKGLAVPDDPPAPKRERDREREKRESRTQLDHLSPPSKRPRPRERSPPHSSPSQPPVSHPVSSHTPTASSVSRSRSPLPPAPSAGTSQVSMPPVEATLDEDSRTSIQSGVSGLSEHNSSTTPSLSSKQGSSQPQGNTGETTSHTDQLTTSHTGEEPSPGPSGIQKPQQSKEEPEFEIKQEDVVDLGEDEEGDWGVEGDGGGGDSSMGSENPPNFPEVMLPHTDGTMPPTGDPAMTMRLLLGELGEAGGGAPLADGGAAYSRRGPPTSASGGGNVTPAVAPDLDILEYCLNDAVGEQLPGEPRSPRLNTPRGPGSSAGGDQSVVTGSLLYQCRPFACRFCAKRFKRKDHLVEHERTHTGERPYVCSMCGKSFAKKTNLNTHTRSHHQQQQQYCHHLHAS
- the LOC139746704 gene encoding uncharacterized protein isoform X28 → MRISRLLTKAPLSSDQSGARSSSGISRERSAVNTRCCGNYNVLSYFVILMCGKMAEELLSLKWNNHQAHFVDILTFLREQEIFVDATLACGGKLYAAHKFVLSTCSDYFKQMFTKNPSKHPIVFMKDVTSRDLEALLDFMYNGEVNVPQSSLGSLIKTAEGLQIKGLAVPDDPPAPKRERDREREKRESRTQLDHLSPPSKRPRPRERSPPHSSPSQPPVSHPVSSHTPTASSVSRSRSPLPPAPSAGTSQVSMPPVEATLDEDSRTSIQSGVSGLSEHNSSTTPSLSSKQGSSQPQGNTGETTSHTDQLTTSHTGEEPSPGPSGIQKPQQSKEEPEFEIKQEDVVDLGEDEEGDWGVEGDGGGGDSSMGSENPPNFPEVMLPHTDGTMPPTGDPAMAWWWAARGCLGEVPVGLQAHTCPYCGRIFTRHDSLKQHLRIHTGERPYKCNICGHAFKHRMSLTRHKNKCFPEALTSSHHWKPI
- the LOC139746704 gene encoding uncharacterized protein isoform X24, translating into MRISRLLTKAPLSSDQSGARSSSGISRERSAVNTRCCGNYNVLSYFVILMCGKMAEELLSLKWNNHQAHFVDILTFLREQEIFVDATLACGGKLYAAHKFVLSTCSDYFKQMFTKNPSKHPIVFMKDVTSRDLEALLDFMYNGEVNVPQSSLGSLIKTAEGLQIKGLAVPDDPPAPKRERDREREKRESRTQLDHLSPPSKRPRPRERSPPHSSPSQPPVSHPVSSHTPTASSVSRSRSPLPPAPSAGTSQVSMPPVEATLDEDSRTSIQSGVSGLSEHNSSTTPSLSSKQGSSQPQGNTGETTSHTDQLTTSHTGEEPSPGPSGIQKPQQSKEEPEFEIKQEDVVDLGEDEEGDWGVEGDGGGGDSSMGSENPPNFPEVMLPHTDGTMPPTGDPAMGLLEPQLVNVGVACLAEQEMVSVAVGEGALATRRYACRACGRSFKKKDHVREHFRMHTGEKPFMCPLCLKRFTRGRTLKTHVAIAHPQAHI
- the LOC139746704 gene encoding uncharacterized protein isoform X5, producing MRISRLLTKAPLSSDQSGARSSSGISRERSAVNTRCCGNYNVLSYFVILMCGKMAEELLSLKWNNHQAHFVDILTFLREQEIFVDATLACGGKLYAAHKFVLSTCSDYFKQMFTKNPSKHPIVFMKDVTSRDLEALLDFMYNGEVNVPQSSLGSLIKTAEGLQIKGLAVPDDPPAPKRERDREREKRESRTQLDHLSPPSKRPRPRERSPPHSSPSQPPVSHPVSSHTPTASSVSRSRSPLPPAPSAGTSQVSMPPVEATLDEDSRTSIQSGVSGLSEHNSSTTPSLSSKQGSSQPQGNTGETTSHTDQLTTSHTGEEPSPGPSGIQKPQQSKEEPEFEIKQEDVVDLGEDEEGDWGVEGDGGGGDSSMGSENPPNFPEVMLPHTDGTMPPTGDPAMLLGPFSSVAASPLPPPGAPAGHISLSASQQPGTHSLFGGLGGRLPPSSSPSSSPLLAAAAVAAASPGPMYQHHHQHVGRGRYRQDRIRAQMNLIEAETASLESLLDSGMLGALEAEKLEIKIGSKKVEAGRLQKELERLISGQLRQRKFREKMRKKMTAASDTT
- the LOC139746704 gene encoding uncharacterized protein isoform X14, which encodes MRISRLLTKAPLSSDQSGARSSSGISRERSAVNTRCCGNYNVLSYFVILMCGKMAEELLSLKWNNHQAHFVDILTFLREQEIFVDATLACGGKLYAAHKFVLSTCSDYFKQMFTKNPSKHPIVFMKDVTSRDLEALLDFMYNGEVNVPQSSLGSLIKTAEGLQIKGLAVPDDPPAPKRERDREREKRESRTQLDHLSPPSKRPRPRERSPPHSSPSQPPVSHPVSSHTPTASSVSRSRSPLPPAPSAGTSQVSMPPVEATLDEDSRTSIQSGVSGLSEHNSSTTPSLSSKQGSSQPQGNTGETTSHTDQLTTSHTGEEPSPGPSGIQKPQQSKEEPEFEIKQEDVVDLGEDEEGDWGVEGDGGGGDSSMGSENPPNFPEVMLPHTDGTMPPTGDPAMRAYLAALTRSSHEDVAFMDGGRAVSGATGREIGSGRRVACPVCGNVTARTYLATHLRTHTGEKPFACPHCPYRTGDRSNLNHHMLRHRHQTSNRSGRVARDPRNAADQPAAAPTAWDDAAF
- the LOC139746704 gene encoding uncharacterized protein isoform X29; this encodes MRISRLLTKAPLSSDQSGARSSSGISRERSAVNTRCCGNYNVLSYFVILMCGKMAEELLSLKWNNHQAHFVDILTFLREQEIFVDATLACGGKLYAAHKFVLSTCSDYFKQMFTKNPSKHPIVFMKDVTSRDLEALLDFMYNGEVNVPQSSLGSLIKTAEGLQIKGLAVPDDPPAPKRERDREREKRESRTQLDHLSPPSKRPRPRERSPPHSSPSQPPVSHPVSSHTPTASSVSRSRSPLPPAPSAGTSQVSMPPVEATLDEDSRTSIQSGVSGLSEHNSSTTPSLSSKQGSSQPQGNTGETTSHTDQLTTSHTGEEPSPGPSGIQKPQQSKEEPEFEIKQEDVVDLGEDEEGDWGVEGDGGGGDSSMGSENPPNFPEVMLPHTDGTMPPTGDPAMMDCDPLRFSLRCRCCDKSFSNRSNLQRHLASQANYRPYSCPVCSKAFARKDVLKRHVLKHNLSQSLHAILTEPAGMVSLSPPY